In Streptomyces sp. SID8374, one genomic interval encodes:
- the hrpA gene encoding ATP-dependent RNA helicase HrpA produces MSTSFADLQSQLGQLSLRDANRLGRRLEGARRIRKPEARQSVLDEIAAEAGKAAERLATRAARLPALSYPEELPVSQKKDEILEAIRDHQVVIVAGETGSGKTTQIPKICMELGRGVRGMIGHTQPRRIAARTVAERVADELRTPLGETVGWKVRFTDQVNPESTYLKLMTDGILLAEIQTDRELLAYDTIIIDEAHERSLNIDFLLGYLARLLPKRPDLKVVITSATIDPERFARHFGEAPIVEVSGRTYPVEVRYRPLLEEDSEDSDRDQITAICDAVDELGHEAPGDVLVFLSGEREIRDTADALNKRNLRHTEVLPLYARLSHAEQHRVFQRHTGRRIVLATNVAETSLTVPGIKYVIDPGNARISRYSHRTKVQRLPIERISQASANQRKGRCGRTSDGICIRLYSEDDFVTRPEFTDPEILRTNLASVILQMTAAGLGDIEKFPFIDPPDHRNIRDGVQLLQELGALDPGEKDPKKRLTPLGRKLSQLPVDPRLARMVIEADKNGCAREVMVIAAALSIQDPRERPQEKQTQADQNHARFKDETSDFLAYLNLWAYVREQQKERGSSSFRRMCKQEYLNFLRIREWQDIYAQLRTVAKQMGIVVEEPKGDASIPEQAVHTSLLAGLLSHIGLKDTEKNEYLGARSAKFAIFPGSALFKKQPRFVMSAELVETSRLWARVNAKVEPEWIEPLAQHLLKRTYSEPHWEKDQAAVMAYERVTLYGVPIIAQRKINFGRIDQEASRDLFIRNALVEGDWRTHHQFFHDNRKLLGEVEELEHRARRRDILVDDETLFDFYDQRIPEHIVSGAHFDSWWKHKKREEPDALDFERSMLINEKAGAVTKDDYPDSWRQGKLKFKVTYQFEPGADADGVTVHIPLQVLNQVTSEGFDWQIPGLREEVVTELIRSLPKPIRRHYVPAPNYADKFLDRAVPLQEPLPQTLARELQRMVGVPVTADDFDLSRVPDHLKITFRIVDERRRKVAEDKDLEALKLQLRPKARQALSKAAAATAGPSGESIERSGLTDWTIGTLNKVFETRRAGQPVKAYPALVDQGETVAVRLFDTEAEQQQAMWCGTRKLILLNIPVNPAKFASDRLTNQQKLALSRNPHGSVQALFEDCATAAADRLIAAHGGPASDEKAFRTLYDKVRADLVDLTVRTIDQVQQILAAWQACERRLKSTNSLTLVANVADVREQLARLVPPGFVTATGLRRLPDLMRYLVAADRRLQQMPTAVQRDTTRMAKVHEMQDEYAWLLEQLPQGRPVGQEVLDVRWMIEELRVSYFAHALGTAFPVSDKRIVKAIDALAP; encoded by the coding sequence ATGTCTACTTCCTTCGCCGATCTCCAGTCCCAGCTCGGACAGCTCTCGCTCCGTGACGCGAACCGGCTCGGCCGGCGCCTCGAAGGAGCGCGCCGCATCCGCAAGCCCGAGGCCCGCCAGTCCGTGCTGGACGAGATCGCGGCCGAGGCGGGCAAGGCGGCCGAACGGCTCGCCACGCGCGCGGCCCGGCTGCCGGCCCTGTCGTACCCGGAAGAGCTGCCGGTCAGCCAGAAGAAGGACGAGATCCTGGAGGCGATACGCGACCACCAGGTCGTGATCGTCGCCGGTGAGACCGGGTCCGGGAAGACCACGCAGATCCCTAAGATCTGTATGGAGCTGGGGCGCGGCGTCCGGGGCATGATCGGGCACACCCAGCCCCGCCGGATCGCGGCCCGTACGGTCGCGGAGCGGGTCGCGGACGAGCTGAGGACGCCGCTGGGCGAGACCGTCGGCTGGAAGGTCCGCTTCACCGACCAGGTGAACCCGGAGTCGACGTATCTGAAGCTGATGACGGACGGCATCCTGCTCGCCGAGATCCAGACGGACCGCGAGCTGCTGGCGTACGACACGATCATCATCGACGAGGCCCACGAGCGGTCCCTCAACATCGACTTCCTGCTCGGCTATCTGGCCCGGCTGCTGCCCAAGCGCCCGGACCTGAAGGTCGTCATCACCTCGGCGACCATCGACCCGGAGCGGTTCGCGCGCCACTTCGGCGAGGCGCCGATCGTGGAGGTCAGCGGGCGTACGTACCCCGTCGAGGTGCGCTACCGGCCGCTGCTCGAAGAGGACAGCGAGGACTCCGACCGCGACCAGATCACCGCGATCTGCGACGCCGTGGACGAGCTGGGCCACGAGGCCCCCGGTGACGTCCTGGTCTTCCTCTCCGGGGAGCGCGAGATCCGGGACACGGCGGACGCGCTGAACAAGCGCAACCTCAGACATACCGAGGTGCTCCCCCTCTACGCGCGCCTGTCGCACGCCGAGCAGCACCGCGTCTTCCAGCGCCATACGGGACGCCGCATCGTCCTCGCGACCAACGTCGCCGAGACCTCGCTGACCGTTCCCGGCATCAAGTACGTGATCGACCCGGGCAACGCCCGTATCTCCCGCTACAGCCACCGCACCAAGGTCCAGCGGCTGCCGATCGAACGGATCTCCCAGGCCAGCGCCAACCAGCGCAAGGGCCGCTGCGGCCGTACGTCGGACGGCATCTGCATCCGGCTCTACTCGGAGGACGACTTCGTCACCCGGCCGGAGTTCACCGACCCGGAGATCCTGCGGACCAACCTGGCCTCCGTCATCCTCCAGATGACCGCGGCCGGGCTCGGCGACATCGAGAAGTTCCCGTTCATCGACCCGCCGGACCACCGCAACATCCGCGACGGCGTGCAGCTCCTCCAGGAGCTGGGGGCCCTCGACCCGGGTGAAAAGGATCCGAAGAAGCGGCTCACCCCGCTCGGCCGCAAGCTCTCCCAGCTGCCCGTCGACCCGCGTCTGGCCCGCATGGTCATCGAGGCCGACAAGAACGGCTGCGCCCGCGAGGTCATGGTCATCGCCGCCGCGCTCTCCATCCAGGACCCGCGCGAGCGGCCCCAGGAGAAGCAGACGCAGGCGGACCAGAACCACGCCCGGTTCAAGGACGAGACGTCCGACTTCCTGGCGTATCTGAACCTCTGGGCCTACGTCCGCGAGCAGCAGAAGGAGCGTGGCTCGTCCTCGTTCCGCCGGATGTGCAAGCAGGAGTATCTGAACTTCCTGCGCATCCGCGAATGGCAGGACATCTACGCGCAGCTGCGTACGGTCGCCAAGCAGATGGGCATCGTGGTCGAGGAGCCCAAGGGCGACGCGTCCATCCCCGAGCAGGCGGTGCACACCTCGCTGCTGGCCGGGCTGCTGTCGCACATCGGGCTGAAGGACACCGAGAAGAACGAGTACCTGGGCGCGCGCAGCGCCAAGTTCGCGATCTTCCCGGGGTCGGCGCTGTTCAAGAAGCAGCCGCGCTTCGTGATGTCGGCGGAGCTGGTGGAGACCTCGCGGCTCTGGGCGCGGGTCAACGCCAAGGTGGAGCCCGAGTGGATCGAGCCGCTGGCGCAGCACCTGCTGAAGCGCACCTACAGCGAGCCGCACTGGGAGAAGGACCAGGCGGCGGTGATGGCGTACGAGCGGGTGACGCTCTACGGGGTGCCGATCATCGCCCAGCGCAAGATCAATTTCGGCCGTATCGACCAGGAGGCCTCGCGGGACCTGTTCATCCGCAACGCCCTGGTCGAGGGCGACTGGCGCACGCACCACCAGTTCTTCCACGACAACCGCAAACTCCTCGGCGAGGTCGAGGAGTTGGAGCACCGCGCCCGGCGCCGCGACATCCTCGTGGACGACGAGACGCTCTTCGACTTCTACGACCAGCGCATTCCGGAGCACATCGTCTCCGGGGCGCACTTCGACTCGTGGTGGAAGCACAAGAAGCGCGAGGAGCCCGACGCCCTCGACTTCGAGCGCTCCATGCTGATCAACGAGAAGGCCGGGGCCGTCACCAAGGACGACTACCCGGACTCGTGGCGGCAGGGGAAGCTCAAGTTCAAGGTGACGTACCAGTTCGAGCCCGGAGCGGACGCGGACGGCGTGACCGTCCACATCCCGCTCCAGGTGCTCAACCAGGTCACCTCCGAGGGGTTCGACTGGCAGATCCCGGGGCTGCGCGAGGAGGTCGTCACCGAGCTGATCCGCTCGCTGCCGAAGCCGATCCGCCGGCACTACGTCCCGGCGCCGAACTACGCGGACAAGTTCCTCGACCGGGCCGTTCCGCTCCAGGAGCCGCTGCCGCAGACCCTGGCTCGGGAGCTCCAGCGGATGGTCGGCGTGCCCGTCACGGCGGACGACTTCGACCTCTCCCGGGTCCCGGACCACCTGAAGATCACCTTCCGGATCGTCGACGAGCGGCGCCGCAAGGTCGCCGAGGACAAGGACCTGGAGGCGCTGAAGCTCCAGCTGCGCCCGAAGGCCCGCCAGGCGCTCTCCAAGGCCGCCGCGGCGACCGCGGGACCGTCCGGCGAGTCCATCGAACGCTCGGGCCTCACGGACTGGACGATCGGCACGCTGAACAAGGTCTTCGAGACCCGCCGGGCCGGGCAGCCGGTGAAGGCGTACCCGGCACTGGTGGACCAGGGCGAGACCGTCGCCGTACGCCTCTTCGACACCGAGGCCGAGCAGCAGCAGGCCATGTGGTGCGGGACCCGGAAGCTGATCCTGCTGAACATCCCGGTCAACCCGGCGAAGTTCGCCTCCGACCGGCTCACCAACCAGCAGAAGCTCGCCCTGTCCCGCAACCCGCACGGCTCGGTCCAGGCCCTCTTCGAGGACTGCGCCACCGCCGCCGCCGACCGGCTGATCGCCGCGCACGGGGGCCCGGCGTCGGACGAGAAGGCGTTCCGGACGCTGTACGACAAGGTGCGCGCCGATCTGGTGGACCTGACCGTCCGCACGATCGACCAGGTGCAGCAGATCCTGGCCGCCTGGCAGGCCTGTGAGCGGCGGCTGAAGTCGACCAACAGCCTGACGCTGGTCGCCAACGTCGCCGACGTACGGGAGCAGCTGGCCCGTCTCGTACCGCCCGGTTTCGTCACGGCGACGGGGCTGCGGCGGCTGCCGGACCTGATGCGGTACCTGGTCGCGGCCGACCGGCGGCTCCAGCAGATGCCGACGGCCGTGCAGCGGGACACCACGCGGATGGCGAAGGTCCACGAGATGCAGGACGAGTACGCGTGGCTGCTCGAACAGCTCCCGCAGGGACGGCCGGTGGGCCAGGAGGTGCTGGACGTGCGCTGGATGATCGAGGAGCTGCGGGTGAGCTACTTCGCGCACGCGCTGGGCACCGCGTTCCCGGTCTCCGACAAGCGGATCGTGAAGGCGATCGACGCCCTGGCACCCTGA
- a CDS encoding DsbA family protein, translating to MPTPKNTKPSSRKPLLYGAVIVVAAALLGFASYKATAPGSSSAETTPAAEVSGDPQAGVYPELAKLARRDADDRLAVGRADAPVVLIEYADFKCGYCGKFARDTEPELIKEYVEDGTLRIEWRNFPIFGEESETAARGAWAAGQQDRFWEFHAAAYAEGAKEKGFGKDRVKALAQEAGVKDLARFMKDLDGEAARAAVAKDQEQGYGIGATSTPSFLINGRPIAGAQPKETFTQAIEAAAEQAKTTGKAGATGDTTTGSGDASADSGDSAK from the coding sequence ATGCCCACGCCCAAGAACACCAAGCCCTCCTCCCGCAAGCCCCTCCTCTACGGCGCCGTGATCGTCGTTGCCGCCGCCCTCCTCGGCTTCGCCTCCTACAAGGCCACCGCCCCCGGCAGCTCCTCGGCGGAGACCACCCCCGCGGCCGAGGTCTCCGGCGACCCGCAGGCGGGCGTCTACCCCGAGCTGGCGAAGCTGGCCCGCCGCGACGCCGACGACAGGCTGGCGGTCGGCCGCGCGGACGCCCCGGTCGTCCTGATCGAGTACGCCGACTTCAAGTGCGGCTACTGCGGCAAGTTCGCCCGGGACACCGAGCCCGAGCTGATCAAGGAGTACGTCGAGGACGGCACCCTGCGCATCGAGTGGCGCAACTTCCCGATCTTCGGGGAGGAGTCCGAGACCGCCGCGCGCGGGGCCTGGGCCGCCGGGCAGCAGGACCGCTTCTGGGAGTTCCACGCGGCCGCCTACGCCGAGGGGGCGAAGGAGAAGGGGTTCGGCAAGGACCGGGTCAAGGCCCTCGCACAGGAGGCCGGGGTCAAGGACCTGGCCCGGTTCATGAAGGACCTGGACGGCGAGGCGGCCCGCGCCGCCGTCGCCAAGGACCAGGAGCAGGGGTACGGGATCGGCGCCACGTCCACCCCGTCGTTCCTGATCAACGGCCGCCCGATCGCGGGGGCGCAGCCGAAGGAGACGTTCACGCAGGCGATCGAGGCGGCGGCGGAGCAGGCGAAGACGACGGGCAAGGCGGGCGCCACCGGGGACACGACCACGGGCTCCGGCGACGCGTCCGCCGACTCCGGGGACTCCGCCAAGTGA
- the bldC gene encoding developmental transcriptional regulator BldC translates to MTARTPDAEPLLTPAEVATMFRVDPKTVTRWAKAGKLTSIRTLGGHRRYREAEVRALLAGIPQQRSEA, encoded by the coding sequence ATGACCGCTCGCACCCCTGATGCCGAGCCGCTGCTGACCCCGGCTGAGGTTGCCACGATGTTCCGCGTGGACCCGAAGACGGTCACCCGTTGGGCCAAGGCTGGCAAGCTCACGTCCATCCGCACGCTCGGTGGACATCGCCGGTACCGCGAGGCAGAGGTCCGCGCACTGCTTGCGGGTATTCCGCAGCAGCGCAGCGAGGCCTGA
- a CDS encoding DUF6274 family protein, giving the protein MSASTARHETRALLRAHLAAAYGYGHLTRHCPVCHRLLRLAMEPGDGEGDTRETRGPEAAPEPPHEPQEPRERAGSPSAAGSAPAEPAGDEDERPSTP; this is encoded by the coding sequence ATGTCCGCGTCCACAGCACGACACGAGACCCGCGCACTGCTCCGCGCCCATCTGGCCGCCGCTTACGGCTACGGCCACCTCACCCGCCACTGCCCGGTCTGCCACCGACTCCTGCGCCTGGCCATGGAGCCCGGGGACGGGGAGGGCGACACCAGGGAGACCCGTGGGCCGGAGGCGGCCCCGGAGCCTCCGCACGAGCCGCAGGAGCCCCGGGAGCGCGCCGGAAGCCCTTCGGCCGCCGGGAGCGCGCCCGCCGAGCCGGCCGGGGACGAGGACGAAAGACCCTCCACTCCATGA